Proteins from one Salinispora arenicola genomic window:
- a CDS encoding C39 family peptidase produces MPTTILRNTALTAAGLITTGGAIAAPATTALAAPTTPHTTDTSRVLTVDYEAQPNFYYCGPAAARNALSVQGKDIDVDSMADRMGTTESGTDSINDITPILNTETGNDVYRSVEISTPTANDKQTDTLRDDITRTVDDGRAVVANIAGTATDTNGDTHSFAGGHYITVNGYRDAGNEVKIADSANPNTAEYWITTEALADWIATRGYSTN; encoded by the coding sequence ATGCCTACCACCATCCTGCGCAACACCGCCCTGACCGCAGCCGGCCTCATCACCACCGGCGGCGCCATCGCCGCCCCCGCCACCACCGCCCTCGCCGCCCCCACCACACCCCACACCACCGACACCAGCCGCGTACTCACCGTCGACTACGAAGCCCAACCAAACTTCTACTACTGCGGCCCCGCCGCCGCCCGCAACGCCCTATCCGTCCAGGGCAAGGACATCGACGTCGACTCCATGGCCGACCGCATGGGCACCACCGAATCCGGCACCGACTCCATCAACGACATCACCCCCATCCTGAACACCGAAACCGGCAACGACGTATACCGCAGCGTCGAAATCTCCACCCCCACCGCCAACGACAAGCAAACCGACACCCTCCGCGACGACATCACCCGCACCGTCGACGACGGCCGCGCCGTCGTCGCCAACATCGCCGGCACCGCCACCGACACCAACGGCGACACACACTCCTTCGCCGGCGGCCACTACATCACCGTCAACGGCTACCGCGACGCCGGCAACGAAGTCAAAATCGCCGACTCCGCCAACCCGAACACCGCCGAATACTGGATCACCACCGAAGCACTCGCCGACTGGATCGCCACCCGCGGCTACTCCACCAACTGA
- a CDS encoding 2-oxoacid:acceptor oxidoreductase subunit alpha: protein MTKKIRQLDRVVIRFAGDSGDGMQLTGDRFTSETAQLGNDISTLPNFPAEIRAPAGTLPGVSSFQVHFADYDILTPGDSPNVLVAMNPAALKANLADLPRGADIIVNTDEFTRRNLAKVGYQVNPLEDDSLAGYTLHPVALTSMTVGALAEHAVSKKDAERAKNMFALGLLSWMYSRPYESTLRFLERKFAARPELVAANVAAFKAGWNFGETTEDFAVRYEIKPARMQPGTYRNITGNMALSLGLVAAGVRADLLVFLGAYPITPASDILHELSKHKRFGVLTMQAEDEIAAIGAALGASYGGALGVTTTSGPGVALKSETISLAVALELPLVIVDVQRAGPSTGMPTKTEQADLNMALYGRHGEAPVAVLAPKSPADCFHAALEAARIALTYRTPVLLLSDNYVANGSEPWLLPEIESLPDLRVEFATRPNGEDGATFLPYLRDPETLARPWAVPGTPGLEHRIGGLEKADKTGDISYDPANHDLMVRTRAARIEAIPVPDVEVEDPDGDARVLVLGWGSTYGPIGAACRGLRQRGLAIAQAHLRHLVPMPANLGEVLRSYERVVIPEMNLGQLAHVIRARYLVDAISYNQVHGLPFTANELETMLEEVLKNV from the coding sequence GTGACGAAGAAGATCCGTCAGCTTGACCGCGTGGTCATCCGCTTCGCTGGTGACTCCGGCGACGGCATGCAGCTCACCGGCGACCGATTCACCTCCGAAACCGCCCAGCTCGGCAACGACATCTCCACGCTGCCCAACTTCCCGGCGGAGATCCGCGCGCCCGCCGGGACGCTACCCGGCGTGTCGAGCTTCCAGGTGCACTTCGCCGACTACGACATCCTGACTCCCGGCGACTCGCCGAACGTTCTGGTCGCGATGAACCCCGCCGCACTCAAGGCGAACCTCGCCGACCTGCCGCGTGGAGCTGACATCATCGTCAACACTGACGAGTTCACCCGGCGCAACCTGGCCAAGGTCGGCTACCAGGTCAACCCGCTCGAGGACGACTCGCTCGCCGGCTACACGCTGCACCCCGTGGCGTTGACCTCGATGACCGTGGGCGCGCTCGCCGAACACGCGGTGTCCAAGAAAGACGCCGAACGAGCCAAGAACATGTTCGCGCTGGGTCTACTGAGCTGGATGTACTCCCGGCCGTACGAATCCACGCTGCGATTCCTGGAACGCAAGTTCGCGGCCCGGCCGGAACTGGTCGCGGCCAACGTCGCGGCGTTCAAAGCTGGCTGGAACTTCGGCGAGACGACCGAGGACTTCGCGGTCCGGTACGAGATCAAACCGGCGAGGATGCAGCCCGGTACCTACCGGAACATCACCGGCAACATGGCGCTGTCACTCGGCCTGGTGGCCGCCGGGGTCCGCGCCGATCTGCTGGTCTTCCTCGGCGCCTACCCGATCACCCCCGCCTCGGACATCCTGCACGAACTGAGCAAGCACAAGCGTTTCGGCGTGCTCACCATGCAGGCCGAGGACGAGATCGCGGCGATCGGCGCGGCGCTGGGCGCCTCGTACGGCGGAGCGCTCGGCGTCACCACCACCAGTGGCCCCGGCGTCGCACTCAAGAGCGAAACCATCTCCCTCGCGGTGGCCCTGGAACTTCCGCTGGTCATCGTGGACGTGCAGCGGGCCGGACCATCGACCGGCATGCCGACCAAGACCGAGCAGGCCGACCTGAACATGGCCCTCTACGGCCGGCACGGTGAGGCACCGGTAGCGGTACTCGCGCCGAAGTCCCCGGCAGACTGCTTCCATGCGGCGCTGGAGGCGGCACGGATCGCGCTGACCTACCGCACACCGGTGCTCCTGCTGTCCGACAACTACGTCGCCAACGGCTCCGAGCCCTGGCTGCTTCCCGAGATCGAGTCCCTGCCCGACCTCCGGGTCGAGTTCGCCACCCGACCCAACGGCGAGGACGGCGCCACCTTCCTGCCGTACCTGCGGGACCCGGAGACCCTGGCCCGGCCCTGGGCGGTCCCGGGTACACCGGGCCTGGAGCACCGAATCGGGGGGCTGGAGAAGGCCGACAAGACCGGCGACATCTCGTACGACCCGGCCAACCACGACCTCATGGTGCGGACCCGCGCCGCCCGCATCGAGGCGATCCCCGTCCCCGACGTCGAGGTCGAGGACCCGGACGGTGACGCCCGGGTGCTGGTGCTCGGTTGGGGATCGACGTACGGGCCGATCGGCGCGGCCTGCCGCGGCCTGCGCCAACGCGGGCTCGCCATCGCCCAGGCACACCTGCGGCACCTCGTCCCGATGCCGGCGAACCTCGGCGAGGTGCTGCGTTCCTACGAGCGGGTGGTCATCCCCGAGATGAACCTCGGTCAGCTCGCCCACGTGATCCGCGCCCGGTACCTGGTCGACGCGATCAGCTACAACCAGGTTCACGGCCTGCCGTTCACCGCCAACGAGCTGGAGACGATGCTGGAAGAGGTCCTGAAGAATGTCTGA
- a CDS encoding 2-oxoacid:ferredoxin oxidoreductase subunit beta, with protein MSEPVALKLTAKDFKSSQEVRWCPGCGDYAILAAVQGFMPELNIPRERIVFVSGIGCSSRFPYYMNTYGMHSIHGRAPAIATGLSATRPDLSVWVVTGDGDALSIGGNHLIHALRRNVNLKILLFNNRIYGLTKGQYSPTSEVGKITKSTPVGSADAPFNPLSLALGAEATFVARTIDSDRKHLQSVLRAAAEHEGSAFVEIYQNCNIFNDGAFDQLKEPATRDDSLIRLEHDQPITFGRDGQFCVVHPPGGFGLEVRETAATAPEEIVVHDTTVTDPAYAFALSRLPGLDLRNTPIGVFRSVRRPSYDSVVQEQLDAARATVTESREQQFAGLLNSGDTWTIS; from the coding sequence ATGTCTGAGCCCGTCGCCCTCAAGCTCACCGCGAAGGACTTCAAGTCCAGCCAGGAGGTGCGGTGGTGCCCCGGCTGCGGTGACTACGCGATCCTCGCCGCCGTCCAGGGCTTCATGCCGGAGCTGAACATCCCCCGGGAACGGATCGTCTTCGTCTCTGGAATCGGCTGCTCCTCGCGCTTCCCGTACTACATGAACACGTACGGGATGCACTCGATCCACGGCCGTGCCCCAGCGATCGCCACCGGGTTGTCCGCCACCCGCCCCGACCTGTCCGTCTGGGTGGTCACCGGAGACGGCGACGCGCTGTCGATCGGTGGCAACCACCTGATCCACGCGCTACGGCGCAACGTCAACCTGAAGATCCTCCTGTTCAACAACCGGATCTACGGTCTGACCAAGGGCCAGTACTCACCGACGTCCGAGGTTGGCAAGATCACCAAGTCGACTCCGGTGGGCTCTGCGGACGCCCCGTTCAACCCGCTCTCGCTGGCACTGGGCGCGGAGGCGACCTTCGTGGCCCGCACCATCGACTCGGACCGCAAACACCTGCAGTCGGTGCTTCGGGCCGCCGCCGAACATGAGGGCTCCGCGTTCGTGGAGATCTACCAGAACTGCAACATCTTCAACGACGGAGCGTTCGACCAGCTCAAGGAGCCCGCCACCCGGGACGACTCACTGATCCGGCTAGAGCACGACCAGCCGATCACGTTCGGCCGGGACGGACAGTTCTGCGTCGTGCACCCGCCTGGCGGCTTCGGCCTGGAGGTCCGCGAAACCGCGGCCACCGCACCGGAGGAGATCGTGGTCCACGACACCACCGTCACCGACCCGGCGTACGCGTTTGCCCTGTCCCGGCTGCCGGGTCTGGACCTGCGCAACACCCCGATCGGCGTGTTTCGTTCGGTGCGGCGGCCCTCGTACGACAGCGTGGTACAGGAACAACTCGACGCCGCCCGGGCGACCGTGACCGAGAGCCGCGAGCAGCAGTTCGCCGGGCTGTTGAACAGCGGCGACACCTGGACGATCAGCTGA
- a CDS encoding potassium channel family protein: MIHFPAQRRDPLSALSLRLAAALGLVLASVAVVWLDRDGYRDANRDAPGLSLLDCFYYVVVSLSTTGYGDITPVTESARLLNVLYITPARVIFLIILVGTTLEVLTEQYRTGLRLSRWRRAVKDHVIICGYGTKGRSAISALLENGFDKSRIVVVERSGAALRQATSAGLVAIEGSATRSATLNEAHIRTAKAVIIATDSDDASVLVALTVRQLTAGQVRIIAAAREAENAPLLKQSGAHHVIVSSATAGRLLGLSTSAPPLIEVVEDLLTPGQGMALAMRSAERHEVGRSPRELDTLVIALVRRGKVVTLADRAGGVIETGDMLVHVRDDRRTSSPVS; this comes from the coding sequence GTGATCCATTTCCCGGCGCAACGGCGCGATCCGCTGAGCGCCCTGAGTCTGCGGCTGGCCGCGGCCCTCGGGCTTGTCCTCGCCAGCGTCGCTGTGGTGTGGCTGGACCGGGACGGTTACCGAGACGCCAACCGTGACGCCCCCGGGCTGAGCCTCCTCGACTGCTTCTACTACGTGGTGGTCTCCCTCTCCACCACGGGGTACGGCGACATCACCCCGGTCACCGAGTCGGCCCGCCTGCTCAATGTCCTCTACATCACGCCGGCCCGGGTGATCTTCCTGATCATCCTGGTCGGCACCACCCTGGAAGTCCTGACCGAGCAGTACCGGACCGGCCTTCGCCTGTCGCGGTGGAGGAGAGCTGTGAAGGACCACGTCATCATCTGCGGCTACGGCACAAAGGGCCGTAGCGCGATCTCCGCCCTGCTCGAGAACGGTTTCGACAAGTCCAGGATCGTGGTGGTCGAGCGCAGCGGCGCCGCCCTGCGGCAGGCCACCTCGGCCGGACTGGTGGCCATCGAGGGGTCGGCGACTCGCTCGGCCACCCTCAACGAGGCGCACATCCGGACCGCCAAGGCGGTGATCATCGCAACCGACAGTGACGATGCCTCAGTGCTGGTGGCACTGACCGTCCGGCAGCTCACCGCGGGGCAGGTGCGGATCATCGCCGCCGCCCGGGAGGCGGAGAACGCCCCGCTGCTCAAACAGAGTGGTGCCCACCACGTCATCGTCTCGTCGGCGACGGCCGGCCGGTTGCTGGGTCTCTCCACCTCCGCGCCGCCGCTGATCGAGGTGGTGGAGGACCTGCTCACGCCTGGTCAGGGCATGGCACTCGCGATGCGTTCGGCCGAGCGGCACGAGGTCGGCCGCTCCCCCCGCGAGCTGGACACCCTGGTGATCGCGTTGGTGCGGCGGGGCAAGGTGGTCACCCTCGCCGACCGGGCCGGCGGGGTCATCGAAACCGGCGACATGCTGGTCCACGTCCGGGACGACCGCCGGACCTCCTCGCCGGTGTCCTGA
- a CDS encoding helix-turn-helix domain-containing protein translates to MSLLRRVIGGVLRRLRVRQGRTLREVAAAAGVSMPYLSEVERGRKEASSEVLAAICRALGIRLSDLLGEARDDLRRLERPEPMGFTIGGLDRAPGSGVESDRPSVRAGLPTGAPTSYGNGRVELRLGSSGLSGGVTGLTPIGPAPIGVSGGPGGDTGLRVRLVAVAQEGRPTARSSWRTRRVRARRRRASR, encoded by the coding sequence ATGTCGTTGCTACGACGAGTGATCGGTGGCGTGTTGCGCCGGCTACGCGTACGGCAGGGTCGCACGCTGCGGGAGGTAGCTGCCGCCGCTGGTGTCTCCATGCCGTACCTGTCCGAGGTCGAACGCGGGCGTAAGGAGGCGTCGTCCGAGGTCCTTGCGGCGATCTGCCGGGCACTCGGGATACGCCTCTCCGACCTGCTCGGCGAGGCCCGCGACGACCTGCGCCGCCTGGAGCGCCCCGAGCCGATGGGTTTCACGATCGGTGGGCTCGACAGGGCACCGGGCTCAGGCGTCGAATCCGACCGGCCGTCCGTGCGGGCCGGGCTACCCACCGGGGCTCCCACCTCGTACGGGAACGGCCGGGTGGAGCTTCGGCTGGGGTCGTCCGGGCTGTCCGGCGGTGTCACGGGGCTGACGCCGATCGGGCCCGCGCCGATCGGCGTCTCCGGCGGCCCGGGGGGTGACACCGGCCTACGGGTCCGGCTGGTCGCTGTTGCGCAGGAAGGCCGCCCCACCGCACGAAGCTCGTGGCGGACCCGGCGGGTCCGGGCGCGCCGTCGGCGGGCCTCCCGGTAA
- a CDS encoding ClpP family protease, protein MIRMLDDGPRGFGDQVFERLLKERIVFLGTEVTDESANRICAQILLLAAEDPDRDIMLYINSPGGSVSAGMAVYDTMRFVHNDVATLALGMAGSMGQFLLCAGAAGKRYALPHSWILMHQPSGGMGGTAADIRIQAENLLYVKKTTQGLIAQHSGRTLAEIQRDWDRDRWFTPEQAREYGLIDHVIAQAAELTS, encoded by the coding sequence GTGATCAGGATGCTGGATGACGGGCCGCGGGGCTTCGGTGACCAGGTGTTCGAGCGGCTGTTGAAGGAGCGGATCGTCTTTCTCGGCACGGAGGTGACCGACGAATCGGCCAACCGGATCTGCGCCCAGATCCTGCTGCTGGCCGCCGAGGACCCGGACCGGGACATCATGCTCTACATCAACTCACCCGGCGGCTCGGTGAGCGCGGGAATGGCCGTCTACGACACGATGCGGTTCGTGCACAACGACGTGGCGACGCTGGCGTTGGGCATGGCCGGTTCGATGGGCCAGTTCCTCCTCTGCGCCGGGGCGGCGGGTAAACGGTACGCACTGCCGCACTCGTGGATCCTCATGCACCAGCCGTCCGGCGGAATGGGTGGCACCGCTGCCGACATCCGAATCCAGGCGGAGAACCTGCTGTACGTGAAGAAAACGACACAGGGCCTGATCGCCCAGCACAGCGGCCGAACGCTGGCGGAGATCCAGCGGGACTGGGACCGGGATCGCTGGTTCACCCCGGAGCAGGCCCGCGAGTATGGCCTCATCGACCATGTCATCGCACAGGCGGCTGAGCTCACGAGCTGA
- a CDS encoding LPXTG cell wall anchor domain-containing protein, producing MAPADTGPEVEDAGQKALDDGSVDAFLAYLNDGLYVARARDCASRPTPTPSVSPTASPTATTTVAPTPTSSASVGVSGGEGGGLPKTGAEAATVAGIGGALVLLGGAGYLIGRRRRTRFLT from the coding sequence GTGGCGCCCGCGGATACTGGTCCCGAGGTAGAGGACGCCGGGCAAAAGGCGCTCGACGACGGGTCTGTCGATGCCTTCCTGGCGTATCTGAACGACGGGTTGTACGTCGCACGTGCGCGTGACTGTGCGTCTCGGCCCACACCGACACCGAGTGTCTCGCCAACCGCCTCGCCCACCGCCACAACAACCGTTGCGCCGACTCCTACTTCTTCCGCGAGCGTAGGTGTTTCCGGCGGCGAGGGTGGTGGGCTGCCCAAGACCGGTGCCGAAGCCGCAACCGTAGCTGGCATTGGCGGTGCGCTTGTGCTCCTCGGCGGGGCGGGCTACCTGATCGGACGCCGACGCCGTACCCGTTTCCTGACATAG
- a CDS encoding putative quinol monooxygenase gives MPHLTIVANIHAKPDQVDLVKAELQKLVPITRQEKGCINYDLHQDNSDPTHFVFYENWESRELWQAHMNAPHLQAYSEATAGKVDEFVLNEMAHID, from the coding sequence ATGCCGCACCTGACCATTGTCGCCAACATCCACGCCAAGCCTGACCAGGTGGACCTGGTCAAGGCTGAACTCCAGAAGCTTGTCCCGATCACCCGTCAGGAAAAAGGGTGTATCAACTACGATCTCCATCAGGACAACAGTGACCCTACCCACTTCGTCTTCTACGAGAACTGGGAGTCCCGGGAGCTCTGGCAGGCGCACATGAATGCCCCGCACCTGCAGGCATATTCGGAAGCCACCGCCGGCAAGGTTGATGAATTCGTGCTCAATGAGATGGCACATATCGATTGA
- a CDS encoding alpha/beta fold hydrolase encodes MMIGREIWEIVVTGVSRKLSVRLLAVSAVVSLAALAGCTDGDVPKRESSASAEWERPFQVAETVYPFQSKVYRWRGFAYHYVDVLPRGGEAPKGTVLAVHGNGTWSMIYRKIVDPLSAAGFRVILTDQFGFGLSDKPDVDDFDYLPSSHTEVLQDFIADLALEDLYLVLQDWGGPIGLAAGTATPEKVRGLVLMNTWAWRLDDIEEGQTAFMHAVHDRGRHAQLEPEFYTQGELVRRGGIGVAERNAPEGSTEYTALRDAMWGPYLTPEPPHDLRYPEVTEPVHISAMATVADGAFLHQLDEDMAALHSKPTFFAFGDDTAFGPYKVDLAILGGERKLCMPGYHPETEEVTARTNCVDDETGAAYWYPLERFLADWDSDKVVGQWRDSTHGHWVQDEAPSVVVEAVKSVHSAATQQ; translated from the coding sequence ATGATGATCGGCCGGGAGATATGGGAGATCGTCGTGACCGGTGTTTCGAGGAAATTGTCTGTCCGTCTCCTTGCGGTGTCGGCGGTGGTATCGCTCGCCGCGTTGGCGGGCTGCACTGATGGAGATGTCCCGAAGCGGGAAAGCAGTGCGAGCGCGGAATGGGAGAGGCCCTTTCAGGTTGCGGAGACCGTCTATCCGTTCCAGTCGAAGGTCTATCGCTGGCGTGGGTTCGCGTACCACTATGTGGATGTACTGCCTAGGGGTGGTGAGGCGCCCAAGGGTACCGTTCTGGCGGTCCATGGAAACGGTACCTGGAGTATGATCTACCGAAAGATCGTCGACCCGTTGAGCGCGGCCGGGTTTCGGGTGATACTTACCGACCAGTTTGGTTTCGGGCTATCCGACAAGCCAGATGTGGACGATTTCGACTACCTGCCGAGTTCGCACACGGAGGTGTTGCAGGATTTCATCGCCGACCTGGCGCTGGAGGACCTCTACCTGGTGCTGCAGGACTGGGGTGGACCCATCGGACTGGCCGCGGGCACCGCGACTCCGGAAAAGGTACGTGGACTCGTGTTGATGAACACCTGGGCGTGGAGGCTCGACGACATCGAGGAGGGACAGACCGCGTTCATGCATGCCGTGCACGACCGCGGGCGCCACGCGCAGTTGGAGCCGGAGTTCTACACGCAGGGCGAACTCGTTCGGCGCGGCGGAATCGGCGTCGCCGAGCGCAACGCACCGGAGGGGTCGACCGAGTACACGGCGCTCAGAGATGCGATGTGGGGCCCCTACCTCACCCCGGAGCCACCCCATGATCTGCGCTATCCGGAGGTGACCGAGCCCGTGCACATCTCCGCCATGGCCACTGTGGCTGACGGCGCCTTCCTCCACCAACTCGACGAGGACATGGCTGCCTTGCATTCAAAACCGACTTTTTTTGCCTTCGGCGATGACACGGCCTTTGGCCCCTACAAGGTGGACCTGGCGATTCTGGGTGGCGAACGGAAACTGTGCATGCCCGGCTACCACCCGGAGACCGAAGAGGTCACCGCCCGGACCAACTGTGTTGACGACGAGACGGGTGCGGCCTACTGGTATCCGTTGGAGCGGTTTCTGGCGGACTGGGACTCCGACAAGGTCGTGGGCCAGTGGCGTGACAGCACCCACGGTCACTGGGTTCAGGACGAGGCCCCGTCGGTGGTGGTGGAAGCGGTGAAGTCTGTCCACTCCGCGGCGACGCAGCAGTGA
- a CDS encoding TetR/AcrR family transcriptional regulator, with product MAEQTEVLRRTPLSKDRILRAAVTLADEAGIDSLSMRNLAQDLGVVPMALYKHVANKDELVNGMIDVAIGEIDPPVPGADWKQAVRERILSARRVLQRHPWVSLAIESRTAPTPAVLAYLDSMVGTFRRGGFSADLTHHVMHAMGSRTLGFSQELFDAARSAGRSGASNPESSAALPPQFADRFPHLAAIAVAASHDDASVVGQGCDDQFEFEFALDLLLDGVERLQRQGWTSTRRDGDRSVVSGPDQPS from the coding sequence ATGGCTGAGCAGACTGAGGTGCTTCGCCGAACACCGCTGAGCAAAGACCGGATCCTGCGGGCTGCCGTCACGCTCGCCGACGAGGCCGGGATCGACTCCCTCAGCATGCGTAACCTTGCCCAAGACCTGGGCGTCGTGCCGATGGCCCTCTACAAGCACGTGGCCAACAAGGACGAACTGGTCAATGGCATGATCGACGTGGCCATCGGCGAAATCGACCCTCCCGTGCCCGGTGCCGACTGGAAACAGGCAGTCCGTGAGCGAATACTCTCGGCTCGACGGGTGCTGCAGCGCCACCCCTGGGTGTCACTCGCGATCGAGTCGCGGACGGCGCCGACACCGGCCGTCCTCGCCTACCTCGACTCGATGGTCGGGACGTTCCGCCGCGGTGGGTTCTCCGCCGACCTCACCCACCACGTGATGCACGCGATGGGTAGCCGGACCCTGGGCTTCAGTCAGGAACTGTTTGACGCCGCGCGGAGCGCCGGCCGGTCCGGCGCGAGCAACCCAGAGTCATCGGCGGCCCTACCGCCTCAGTTCGCCGACCGGTTCCCGCATCTCGCGGCGATCGCCGTGGCGGCCTCCCACGACGATGCGTCGGTCGTGGGGCAGGGCTGTGACGACCAGTTCGAGTTCGAGTTCGCCTTGGACCTGCTGCTGGACGGCGTCGAACGGCTACAGCGACAGGGCTGGACATCGACTCGTCGAGACGGTGATCGGAGCGTGGTGTCCGGGCCCGACCAGCCCTCCTGA
- a CDS encoding NAD(P)-dependent alcohol dehydrogenase gives MKAVVQDRYGPPETLALADIDPPAPAADEVLVRVEAAALNAYDWHVMRGDPRLARLALGRSRPRARIRGRDFAGVVDAVGAHVTQLRPGDAVFGDLGEANGAFAEYVCIPEQLAAPKPTNLTPQQAAALPLAGITALMGLSDVGQVEPGHRVLINGASGGVGTLAVQLAKALGASVTGVCSTRNVDLVRSLGADHVVDYTRSDFTRGSRRHDVVLDLVGNRSLTALRRALTPTGTLVLSGGGVYRGGSLVGPVWLITRGRLLAPFVRHRIAILTTAPSRTHLDTLRNHAEAGRLTPVIDRSYPLHEVPQALRYLEVEHARAKVVITV, from the coding sequence ATGAAAGCAGTCGTACAAGACCGATATGGTCCGCCGGAGACCCTCGCACTCGCAGACATCGACCCGCCCGCACCCGCCGCCGACGAGGTACTCGTACGGGTCGAGGCCGCGGCACTCAACGCCTACGACTGGCACGTCATGCGCGGCGATCCACGGCTGGCACGGTTGGCGCTGGGTCGGTCAAGGCCCCGGGCACGCATTCGAGGCCGGGACTTCGCTGGCGTGGTCGACGCCGTCGGCGCTCACGTCACACAGCTCCGTCCCGGCGATGCCGTTTTCGGCGACCTCGGCGAGGCCAACGGCGCGTTCGCCGAATACGTGTGTATACCCGAACAACTGGCCGCCCCGAAGCCGACAAACCTCACTCCCCAGCAGGCCGCTGCCCTTCCTCTCGCCGGCATCACCGCGCTCATGGGGCTGTCCGACGTCGGTCAGGTCGAGCCCGGCCACCGCGTCCTGATCAACGGGGCCTCCGGCGGCGTCGGTACCCTCGCCGTTCAACTGGCCAAGGCGCTCGGCGCGAGCGTGACCGGAGTGTGCAGCACCCGCAACGTCGACCTGGTCCGCTCCCTTGGCGCCGACCACGTCGTCGACTACACCCGCAGCGACTTCACCCGTGGTAGCCGCCGCCACGACGTCGTTCTCGACCTGGTCGGTAACCGCTCGCTCACCGCACTCCGACGGGCGCTGACCCCGACCGGCACGCTGGTCCTCTCCGGCGGTGGCGTCTACCGTGGCGGCAGCCTTGTCGGACCGGTCTGGCTCATTACCCGCGGGCGGCTGCTGGCGCCCTTCGTCCGACACCGCATCGCCATCCTCACCACCGCGCCCAGCCGGACGCACCTCGACACGCTCCGCAACCACGCCGAGGCCGGCCGCCTCACCCCGGTCATCGACCGGAGCTACCCGCTCCACGAGGTGCCCCAGGCCCTTCGGTACCTCGAAGTCGAACACGCGCGGGCGAAGGTGGTGATAACTGTCTGA